The Planctomycetaceae bacterium genome segment TCTACATAAATATTAAAGCCAGTATTGGCCTCAAATATAAAAATAAAGATAATCTTGAATTTGGAATGGCTATAGATAATGAAATTGGGACCCGATTATATACTTTTTTGTCTTCCTGGATTAACAAAACTTTTACAGCACAAAAAGACGAAATTATAGTAAGATGTATTCTTCCTACCGTCCCTCTGATAGGAGGGAAATATTTGGTTAGTGCAGTTGTAAATCATGGTCAAGAAGTTCTGGATGTAATCGAACATTGTGCGAGTTTTGACATTCTTTGTTCAGATCATTCCAATGCTCGCGGCAGAAGGAGTGATCACGGCCATTTATGCCTACCTTGTGATTTTGAGGTTGTCTCATAATATATGTTTAAAAGAGAAAAAAAAACTTTTGAATTCGCTCCAAACCTGTTGCAAAATATTATGAGCGATTCTGCTAATCCACTGAAAAGAATAGTTGAAATAATTCCTGACGGCTCAACCGTTTTGGATATTGGCGCAGGCTCCGGCATACTTGGGATGCTTCTCAAAATGCATCGTAAAAACATTATTATTGATGGAATCGAGCCGGATGAATATGCTGCATCTTTAGCACAATCCTCGTATCGTTTTTTTTATAATGGTTTCGCTGAACAGTTTATTGATAAAATTAAAAACCAAAGTTATGATTACATCATAATGGCTGATGTTGTCGAACACTTAAATGATCCTTTCACTTTTATCAATAAGTTACGGGAAGGAACAGAGCCAAAAACAAAATTTATTTTTTCCATTCCCAACGTTGCATTTGGTTCTGTTCGAATCTCTTTGCTAAATGGTGAATTCAACTATGTAGATTCCGGTCTGCTTGAAAGAACTCATCTTCGCTTTTTTACATTAAAAACGATAGAAAGCCTGGTTAAAAAACTGGATATGCATATCGAATTGCTGAATTTTCTTCAAAGAGATTTTTATACAACTGAAATTCCAATCCAAAATAATATCTCAAATTTACCAGCCTTGATGAAAATATATAAGGACCGCCTGGCATCTACATATCAGTTTCTTTTGGTTTTGACCAAATCAAAAGTCAACACCAAAAAAGAATATTATGGGCGCCCAGCCTTTAATCCGATTCTGTCTTATGTTAAATTGCCGCAAATGTTATCAAAATTAAAAAAAATGGCAAAATGGAGCCTAAGTAAATAATGAATAATATTGAGAAGATTTACCTTAACTTACTAAAACAATGTCTGACATATTACATATGGGGTGAAACAATTCAGCCCATTGAAATTACAGAATTCAACAGATTTAAAAAGCTTCTGATGACCATTTTTCTGAAAGTATTTGGAAATAATGTTAAGCTTGTTAAATCTTTCAGTTTCGATCCTGAAAAAAGACGAGAAGGACTCGACTGGCCGCCATTAGCTCATACAATGGTAGGTCTCAAGCGACTGGATAATCTTCAGTTCTGTATTGAGGATGTTATCAAGAACAATGTGCCAGGCGACCTGATTGAAACGGGTGTTTGGCGAGGCGGCGCTTCTATTCTGATGCGCGGCGTATTAAAAGCATATAACATTTCAGACCGAAATGTCTGGCTGGCAGATTCCTTTGAAGGACTGCCTGTCCCTAATCCTGAAAAGTATCCTAACGACAGAGATGATAATCATCACAAAATAAGCTTTCTTGCAGTTTCGATGGAAGAAGTAAAATCAAATTTTGAAAAGTATGATTTGCTTGACAGCCAAGTTAAATTTCTTAAAGGCTGGTTCAAGGATACCTTACCAAATGCTCCTATTGAAAAACTTGCGGTTATAAGGCTGGATGGGGACATGTATGAATCTACAATCAACAGCCTGGAAAATCTGTATCCCAAGCTTTCAAAAGGAGGTTATCTTATAGTTGATGACTATGCACTTGAGAATTGCAGAAAAGCTGTTCAGGATTTTCGTTCAGCTCACCAAATTAATGATGAAATAATTAAAATAGATTCAATTGG includes the following:
- a CDS encoding class I SAM-dependent methyltransferase gives rise to the protein MFKREKKTFEFAPNLLQNIMSDSANPLKRIVEIIPDGSTVLDIGAGSGILGMLLKMHRKNIIIDGIEPDEYAASLAQSSYRFFYNGFAEQFIDKIKNQSYDYIIMADVVEHLNDPFTFINKLREGTEPKTKFIFSIPNVAFGSVRISLLNGEFNYVDSGLLERTHLRFFTLKTIESLVKKLDMHIELLNFLQRDFYTTEIPIQNNISNLPALMKIYKDRLASTYQFLLVLTKSKVNTKKEYYGRPAFNPILSYVKLPQMLSKLKKMAKWSLSK
- a CDS encoding TylF/MycF family methyltransferase produces the protein MNNIEKIYLNLLKQCLTYYIWGETIQPIEITEFNRFKKLLMTIFLKVFGNNVKLVKSFSFDPEKRREGLDWPPLAHTMVGLKRLDNLQFCIEDVIKNNVPGDLIETGVWRGGASILMRGVLKAYNISDRNVWLADSFEGLPVPNPEKYPNDRDDNHHKISFLAVSMEEVKSNFEKYDLLDSQVKFLKGWFKDTLPNAPIEKLAVIRLDGDMYESTINSLENLYPKLSKGGYLIVDDYALENCRKAVQDFRSAHQINDEIIKIDSIGVYWQRK